A genome region from Macaca nemestrina isolate mMacNem1 chromosome 15, mMacNem.hap1, whole genome shotgun sequence includes the following:
- the LOC105496428 gene encoding elafin, whose translation MRASSFLIVVVFLIAGMLVVEAAVTGVPVKGQDTVKGRVPFNGQDPVKGQVSVKGQDRVKGQGPVKGPVSTKPGSCPNILIRCAMLNPPNRCLKDTDCPGIKKCCEGSCGMACMVPQ comes from the exons ATGAGGGCCAGCAGCTTCTTGATCGTGGTGGTGTTCCTCATTGCTGGGATGCTGGTTGTAGAGGCAGCTGTCACGGGAG TTCCTGTTAAAGGTCAAGACACTGTCAAAGGCCGTGTTCCGTTCAATGGACAAGATCCCGTTAAAGGACAAGTTTCAGTTAAAGGTCAAGATAGAGTCAAAGGGCAAGGGCCAGTCAAAGGTCCCGTCTCCACTAAGCCTGGCTCCTGCCCCAATATCTTGATCCGGTGCGCCATGTTGAATCCCCCTAACCGCTGCTTGAAAGATACTGACTGCCCAGGAATCAAGAAGTGCTGTGAAGGCTCTTGCGGGATGGCCTGTATGGTTCCCCAGTGA